The Gemmatimonadaceae bacterium DNA window CGTGAACCGAAGCGTATCCACGCGATCCGCTCGTCGGATGCGTACCTCATTGGCGCGGACCGAGAGCACGCGCCCTCCGCCCACCGTATCGCCTTCAGCGACAACTCGCGACTCGGTGCGACCGGGTATGCCCGCAACAATCGCGAGCCAGGGCGGACCGCCAAGAACACCTCGCAGAGTCAGTGATCGGGGTGAGTCTGGTGTTGGAGCCGCCGCCTCAGGCGCGGGGGACGCAGTCTCTACGGGCGCCCCGAATACACTTGACGCGCCAAGCGAGTCGGCCTGGGACTCGAGCTGCGACGCCTCATCGATGTGGAGATCGAGCGCTCGCGTCGCGGCCTGCGTCCATCGGCGATCGGAAGCGACGGCCGAGTCAGATTCGCCGATGCGAAGTCGGTGCGCGCCGGCCCCCGTCAGCAGCAGCAGCACCGCGGCGAGCGACTGCCACACGACCGGTAGAGCTTGAATGCGGGCGTTCATAGGCCGGCCCTCGACGCGTAGCTTGTCGCCGCGCGCAATGCGAAAACCCTCGCCGAGACCCGCACGGTCCCTGGGTCGCCCGATCCCTCTCGATGTAGACTGAGCGAGCGGATTCGGAGGTGCGGAGCGTTCCCTTCGCACGCCAGTAACCACGAGCTGACGGCCTCCAAGCTCCCGCGCGCGTCGACCTGTACGCCGATCTCGGTAACGGGCACAGTATTCTTTACGCGGCGCGGATCAAGCGTCGATACCGCGAGGAGATCGAGGTTGTTCTCGAGCGCGGCGTCCGACACCCGCTGCACCAACGCCTCGCTGGCCTGCATGGATGTGCCGGGAATCCGCTCCCGATGTAGCGTCGCCGCGGCGCGCGCGGTTGCGCGACTGGCGCTGAGAACGCTCGAAGAGTCGCGCAGCAAGGCTCGTGCGCTCGCCACTTTGGCGCTTTGCCCCTCAGTGACGGCCGTCGCGGGAGCGACCAACCATTCGGCGGTGCCG harbors:
- a CDS encoding type II secretion system protein M; its protein translation is MIHANAVDPTVNPRRGSRTLRGGLPLLVVLMVVRLFGTAEWLVAPATAVTEGQSAKVASARALLRDSSSVLSASRATARAAATLHRERIPGTSMQASEALVQRVSDAALENNLDLLAVSTLDPRRVKNTVPVTEIGVQVDARGSLEAVSSWLLACEGNAPHLRIRSLSLHREGSGDPGTVRVSARVFALRAATSYASRAGL